The region TGATGATCTGGTGACCGACGTGGACGCCGTCGAAGAACCCGATCGTCACTGCGCAGCCCTCGGGAGGGCGGGGACAGGCCTCGGCGGTGCGGATCACCTGCACGGGTCGAACCTACCTGCCGCCCACCTCGTGCGGTTGCACCAGCACCACCGCAGGCTTGGCGCGATCGCCCTTGGCCTCGTAGACCGCCAGCAGCTCGCCCGTGCCGACGTCGACCACCGCCCATGGCCCCTCCCCCTCGAAGGCCACCTCGCCGTCTCGCGCCAGGCGCGTGCCGGTGGCGACGAGCGCGGCCAGCTCCGGCCCCGCGGTCACCGACGGCAGGTGGGCCACGGTCGCCGACATGGGCAGCAGCACCGGCTCCTCGAGCCGGGACGCCCCTCCCACCTCGTGGGGGCCGATGGCGGTGCGACGGAGGTTGCGGAGGTGGGCGCCGCCGCCGAGGGCGGTGCCGAGGTCGGCGGCCAGGGACCGCACGTAGGTGCCCGACGAGCAGTCGACCTCGATCGCCACCACCCCGGGCGCGACCTCCTCGCCCACGTCGAAGCGGTGGACGGTGACCGGGCG is a window of Acidimicrobiales bacterium DNA encoding:
- the truB gene encoding tRNA pseudouridine(55) synthase TruB, coding for MSRRDRPEGPSGLVVVDKEAGWTSHDVVAKARGILGTRKVGHSGTLDPDATGVLLLGVGRATRLLRFTSTLPKSYTGEVVLGTETTTLDAAGDVVATHDMSHVTLDEVRRAATAFVGDITQVPPMVSAVQVGGRRLHDLAREGIEVEREPRPVTVHRFDVGEEVAPGVVAIEVDCSSGTYVRSLAADLGTALGGGAHLRNLRRTAIGPHEVGGASRLEEPVLLPMSATVAHLPSVTAGPELAALVATGTRLARDGEVAFEGEGPWAVVDVGTGELLAVYEAKGDRAKPAVVLVQPHEVGGR